One genomic region from Verrucomicrobiota bacterium encodes:
- a CDS encoding Gfo/Idh/MocA family oxidoreductase — protein sequence MKKVRLGIIGLGNIGKHHAEYLLAGKVTRCELTAASDVFPQSLERYKGRIPKLFTEGEDLIRSGDADAVVIATPHYQHTTLGIAALNTGLHAMVEKPISAHKADAERLIATGQKHPKQVFAGMFQLRVEPRYVKIRKLIQAGELGEIVRINWIISDWFRTEAYYASGGWRATWKGEGGGVLINQCLHQLDMLQWLCGMPARVRGFCQLGRYHNVEVEDDITCYLEWGNKATGVFVSSTGEAPGSNRFEIAGTRGKIVVENNKITFTRNEVDMIEFSKTCKVGFAKPDVWVADIPFENAANPHAILMQNFVDAILDGAPLIAPGGDGLQSIELANVMLYSSLLGETVQLPMNSAAYEKKLNQLIAGSKHEKKVVEVVGEDFTKSFNR from the coding sequence ATGAAGAAAGTGCGTCTTGGGATTATTGGCCTGGGCAATATCGGAAAACACCATGCCGAGTACCTGTTGGCCGGGAAGGTGACCCGTTGTGAATTGACCGCGGCGAGCGACGTGTTTCCCCAGAGTCTGGAGCGATACAAAGGGCGAATCCCAAAACTGTTCACCGAAGGCGAAGATTTGATTCGGTCGGGCGACGCCGACGCCGTGGTCATTGCCACGCCGCATTACCAGCACACGACGCTGGGCATCGCGGCGCTCAACACCGGCTTGCACGCGATGGTCGAAAAACCGATTTCAGCGCACAAAGCCGACGCCGAACGCTTGATCGCCACGGGCCAGAAACATCCCAAACAAGTTTTCGCGGGCATGTTCCAGCTCCGGGTTGAACCGCGTTACGTCAAGATTCGGAAACTGATTCAAGCGGGCGAGCTCGGCGAGATCGTCCGCATCAACTGGATCATTTCGGATTGGTTCCGCACGGAAGCCTATTACGCGAGCGGCGGCTGGCGCGCGACCTGGAAGGGCGAAGGCGGCGGCGTGCTGATCAACCAATGCCTGCACCAACTCGACATGCTGCAATGGCTCTGTGGAATGCCAGCGCGCGTGCGCGGCTTTTGCCAGTTGGGCCGCTACCACAACGTCGAGGTGGAGGACGATATCACCTGTTATCTCGAATGGGGGAACAAGGCCACGGGCGTTTTCGTGTCGTCCACCGGTGAAGCGCCCGGGAGCAACCGTTTTGAAATCGCCGGCACGCGCGGCAAAATCGTGGTCGAGAACAACAAGATCACCTTCACCCGAAACGAAGTGGACATGATCGAATTCAGCAAGACCTGCAAGGTCGGTTTCGCCAAGCCGGACGTGTGGGTCGCGGACATCCCGTTCGAGAATGCCGCGAACCCCCACGCCATCTTGATGCAGAATTTCGTCGATGCCATTCTCGACGGCGCGCCGTTGATCGCGCCGGGGGGTGACGGACTCCAATCCATCGAGCTGGCGAATGTCATGCTTTACTCGTCGCTGTTGGGTGAAACGGTGCAGCTACCCATGAACAGCGCGGCTTACGAGAAGAAACTCAACCAGTTGATCGCCGGGTCGAAGCACGAAAAGAAAGTCGTCGAGGTCGTCGGAGAGGATTTTACGAAATCGTTCAATCGATAA
- a CDS encoding sugar phosphate isomerase/epimerase has translation MHLMGIGDEGANTIDGQIRATKELGWRHIEMRGVEVPGFPKANLHDIPDAAFDAVERKLKDAGVGIYCFGSTIMNWAKTVETPFDVTLAEVKRAIPRMQRLDTKFIRVMSFKPKDDEDRIPPAVFERVREVTKMFLDAGLQPVHENCMNYGGMSWQHAHELLDKVPGLKWVFDTANPIFNPERSKPKPWPKQDPWEFWTHVRDHTVHIHVKDATWNPAKNDADYNFPGQGQGRVRDILKDAFAHGYDAGISIEPHMVVVFHDAQSKASNEDAMRANYVEYGRRLEKLINEGKDELVARKAQKNL, from the coding sequence ATGCACCTGATGGGCATTGGTGACGAAGGCGCGAACACGATCGACGGACAGATTCGCGCGACGAAAGAACTAGGCTGGCGCCACATCGAAATGCGCGGCGTGGAAGTGCCCGGCTTTCCCAAAGCCAACCTGCACGACATTCCAGACGCGGCCTTCGACGCCGTCGAGCGCAAGCTCAAGGACGCGGGCGTCGGCATTTACTGCTTTGGCTCCACCATCATGAACTGGGCGAAGACGGTCGAGACGCCGTTCGATGTGACGCTCGCGGAAGTCAAACGCGCCATCCCGCGCATGCAGCGGCTGGACACGAAATTCATCCGCGTCATGAGCTTCAAACCGAAGGATGACGAGGATCGCATCCCGCCCGCGGTGTTCGAGCGGGTCCGCGAAGTCACGAAGATGTTTCTCGACGCGGGCCTCCAGCCGGTCCACGAGAACTGCATGAACTATGGCGGCATGAGCTGGCAGCACGCGCACGAGTTGCTGGACAAAGTGCCCGGCCTCAAGTGGGTCTTCGACACCGCCAACCCTATCTTCAACCCGGAGCGTTCCAAACCCAAACCGTGGCCCAAGCAAGATCCGTGGGAATTCTGGACGCACGTGCGCGACCACACTGTTCATATCCACGTCAAAGATGCGACCTGGAATCCCGCGAAGAACGACGCCGACTACAATTTCCCCGGCCAAGGCCAGGGTCGAGTCCGCGACATTCTCAAGGACGCTTTCGCGCACGGATACGACGCCGGGATCAGCATCGAGCCTCACATGGTCGTGGTTTTCCACGACGCGCAATCGAAGGCCAGCAACGAAGACGCGATGCGCGCCAATTACGTCGAATACGGGCGGCGGCTGGAAAAGCTGATCAATGAAGGGAAAGACGAGTTGGTGGCGAGAAAAGCACAAAAGAACCTCTGA
- a CDS encoding phosphodiester glycosidase family protein: protein MSRPSRVYQRHLALLSARSMRFRELLIEHASVPECRGIGASAWRSATQSPRPRDPETPIRNSSCNPWLLWCRLVCAALSLTASLVTVVAAPAEAGRGYTYKNDQGRNLSVHVLQVDRKRADLELVTTLSQNQILGLGPLTEQIRTIHPGRGRPLAAINGDFFSERGPYPGDPRGLQIMEGELVSAPDADACFWIDTNKQPRIGVALSQLKVLWPSGSSTPLGLNEDRRLNGAVLYTPRFGSSTYASGGRELVLERDGQSPWLPLRAGLTYSARVREIRETGNTRLSRDIMVISLAPHIAARIQVPAVGSTLRLSMATTPDLKGVQTALGGGPQLVRAGEVQSISQSFFDHRSHQRHPRTAIGWNSKYFFLVAVDGRQPGLSMGMSLPELAAYMARQGCEEALNLDGGGSVEFWLEGNILNSPCYGYERPTANALVLVQTEKEKGQGQ from the coding sequence ATGAGCCGACCGAGTCGCGTTTATCAAAGGCATCTTGCCCTGTTGTCCGCCCGCTCCATGAGGTTTCGCGAGTTGTTGATTGAGCATGCCAGTGTGCCGGAGTGTCGGGGTATCGGAGCATCGGCGTGGCGAAGCGCGACCCAATCCCCGAGACCCCGAGACCCCGAGACCCCGATACGGAATTCGTCGTGTAATCCGTGGCTGCTCTGGTGTCGGCTCGTGTGCGCCGCGCTCTCCTTGACCGCGAGCCTGGTGACCGTTGTCGCTGCGCCAGCGGAGGCCGGGCGAGGATACACTTACAAGAACGATCAGGGACGAAACCTGTCGGTTCATGTGCTTCAAGTGGATCGCAAGCGCGCCGACCTCGAACTGGTGACCACGCTTTCGCAGAATCAGATTCTCGGACTGGGACCGCTCACGGAACAGATTCGAACCATCCACCCTGGACGCGGCCGGCCGCTCGCCGCGATCAATGGAGATTTCTTTTCCGAGAGAGGTCCTTACCCAGGCGATCCACGAGGACTGCAAATCATGGAGGGTGAGCTGGTCAGCGCTCCGGACGCGGACGCTTGTTTCTGGATCGACACGAACAAACAGCCCCGAATTGGCGTGGCGCTGTCACAACTCAAAGTGCTCTGGCCGTCGGGCAGCTCGACTCCTCTAGGACTCAACGAGGATCGGCGCCTGAACGGCGCTGTGCTTTACACGCCTCGCTTTGGATCCTCCACCTACGCCAGTGGGGGCCGGGAATTGGTCCTGGAACGCGACGGACAAAGCCCCTGGCTGCCCCTCCGAGCGGGCCTGACCTATTCGGCTCGTGTGCGCGAGATTCGGGAAACGGGCAACACGCGATTAAGCCGCGACATTATGGTGATTTCGCTGGCCCCGCACATTGCCGCTCGGATTCAGGTCCCGGCTGTGGGAAGCACCCTCAGGCTTTCGATGGCTACCACGCCTGACCTGAAGGGCGTGCAGACGGCTCTGGGGGGCGGACCGCAACTTGTGCGCGCGGGAGAAGTCCAGTCCATCAGCCAATCCTTTTTCGACCATCGCTCACATCAACGCCACCCACGAACTGCCATTGGCTGGAACTCGAAATACTTTTTCCTTGTCGCCGTCGATGGCCGGCAGCCTGGGTTGTCGATGGGCATGTCATTGCCAGAGCTGGCCGCCTATATGGCCAGGCAAGGTTGCGAGGAAGCGCTGAATCTTGACGGCGGCGGCTCGGTCGAGTTTTGGCTCGAAGGCAATATTCTGAACAGCCCATGCTATGGTTACGAGCGGCCCACGGCCAATGCGCTCGTCCTGGTACAGACTGAGAAAGAAAAAGGGCAAGGCCAGTGA
- a CDS encoding DUF2442 domain-containing protein, translated as MKQNNTPLPDVIAVKLTKDRLAFDLEDGRTVSVPLAFYPTLMLAAPRERARYEICHSLVYWPALDCDISSECLLRGREARRFARRARRRVQRTAA; from the coding sequence ATGAAACAGAATAATACTCCTCTACCCGACGTCATCGCAGTCAAGCTCACGAAGGACCGATTGGCGTTCGATCTTGAAGATGGCAGAACCGTGAGCGTGCCGCTGGCCTTCTACCCCACACTTATGCTGGCCGCGCCGCGAGAACGCGCCCGTTACGAGATTTGCCATTCCTTGGTCTATTGGCCGGCTCTCGACTGCGACATTAGTTCAGAGTGTCTTCTCCGCGGCCGGGAAGCGCGCAGATTTGCGCGAAGAGCGCGGCGACGCGTTCAACGTACCGCGGCATGA
- a CDS encoding Uma2 family endonuclease: MTWKELCLDRRFWDLPFKIELNGQGQIIMSPTHNYHGYFAFRIGELFRKHLPQGEVIVECAVETSDGTKEAAVAWASRRRWAKICDEYSASIAPEICVEVMSLHNRRAELVSKKDLYLKAGAREYWICDKDGRLEFFDASGQLSRSKFAPKFQTQIKKK, translated from the coding sequence ATGACGTGGAAGGAATTGTGCCTGGACCGGCGCTTTTGGGATTTGCCGTTCAAAATCGAACTCAACGGCCAGGGCCAAATCATTATGAGCCCCACTCACAACTACCACGGATATTTCGCGTTTCGGATTGGCGAATTATTCCGAAAACACCTGCCTCAAGGCGAAGTGATCGTGGAGTGTGCGGTCGAGACCAGCGATGGGACGAAGGAAGCGGCTGTCGCCTGGGCCTCGCGGCGAAGATGGGCAAAAATCTGTGACGAATACAGCGCTTCCATCGCGCCCGAAATCTGCGTCGAAGTCATGTCACTCCACAATCGTCGCGCAGAATTGGTGTCTAAGAAAGATCTATATCTGAAAGCCGGCGCGCGCGAGTACTGGATTTGCGACAAGGATGGCCGACTGGAGTTTTTCGATGCCAGCGGCCAGCTCTCGCGCTCGAAGTTTGCGCCGAAATTCCAAACCCAGATCAAAAAGAAGTAA
- a CDS encoding beta-lactamase family protein gives MDAAIERAIADRQLPGGVLWVEHNGTSYHKAFGQRALVPKLEPMTEDTIFDVASMTKVLATAPALMILAERGKLKLDEPVATYLPGFEGGGKETITLRHLLTHMSGFNTRLSRDPDWSDHERAFALIGRERPPDPPGTVCRYSDINFIILGEVIRRVSGEMLEEVASREIFEPLKMKDTRFLPPAAWLPRIAPTERSGREVLRGKVHDPKARRMGGVAGHAGVFTTASDVARFARMMLNGGELDGVRVLKPESVKLMTRVQTPASIQARRGLGWDIDSAYSRPRGDVFPIGSYGHTGFTGACLWIDPFSKTFWMLLSNRVHPEPSGNIYALQKSLATLAAQAVTDFDFQNVPGTAQVP, from the coding sequence ATGGACGCGGCGATCGAGCGTGCGATTGCGGATCGGCAGTTGCCGGGGGGCGTGCTCTGGGTCGAGCATAACGGCACGAGCTACCATAAGGCGTTCGGCCAGCGCGCGCTGGTCCCCAAGCTCGAGCCCATGACCGAAGACACGATTTTTGACGTCGCGTCGATGACCAAGGTGCTGGCGACGGCTCCAGCATTGATGATTCTCGCGGAACGCGGGAAGCTCAAACTGGACGAACCTGTAGCGACATACCTGCCGGGATTTGAAGGCGGAGGGAAGGAAACCATCACGTTGCGGCATTTGCTGACGCACATGTCCGGGTTCAATACCCGCTTGAGCCGCGACCCGGATTGGTCGGATCACGAAAGGGCGTTCGCGTTGATTGGGAGAGAACGCCCTCCCGATCCGCCCGGAACGGTCTGCCGTTATAGCGACATCAATTTCATCATTCTTGGCGAAGTCATCCGACGCGTCTCTGGCGAGATGCTGGAAGAGGTCGCGTCGCGGGAAATCTTCGAGCCTCTCAAGATGAAGGACACCCGTTTCCTGCCGCCAGCCGCATGGTTACCCCGGATCGCGCCGACCGAGCGGAGCGGGCGCGAAGTGTTGCGGGGCAAAGTTCACGATCCCAAAGCGCGGCGCATGGGCGGGGTGGCCGGTCACGCCGGAGTTTTTACCACTGCATCGGACGTGGCCCGGTTTGCGCGGATGATGTTGAACGGCGGCGAACTCGATGGCGTGCGCGTGTTGAAGCCCGAATCGGTGAAACTGATGACCCGAGTGCAGACTCCAGCGTCGATTCAAGCCCGGCGCGGGCTCGGTTGGGACATCGACTCCGCTTACAGCCGTCCTCGCGGAGACGTGTTTCCGATTGGCTCCTACGGGCACACGGGGTTTACCGGAGCGTGTTTGTGGATCGATCCGTTCTCCAAAACCTTTTGGATGCTGCTGTCCAATCGAGTCCATCCGGAGCCTTCGGGGAACATTTACGCGCTCCAAAAGAGCCTGGCGACCTTGGCCGCCCAGGCCGTGACGGATTTCGATTTTCAGAATGTGCCCGGAACTGCTCAAGTTCCTTGA
- a CDS encoding type II toxin-antitoxin system HicA family toxin, translating to MLDGSRNVRFEEVCRLAEAFGFRRDRVIGSHHIYRQAQGLMLNLQPDRNGQAKFCQVRQLLELVEQNGLRLRD from the coding sequence ATCCTCGACGGCTCGCGCAACGTCCGGTTTGAAGAAGTCTGCCGCCTGGCTGAAGCGTTCGGGTTCCGACGTGACCGCGTGATCGGCAGCCATCATATTTACCGGCAGGCCCAAGGTCTGATGCTGAACCTTCAACCCGACCGCAACGGACAGGCGAAGTTCTGCCAGGTGCGCCAACTGCTTGAATTGGTAGAGCAAAACGGCTTAAGGTTGCGGGACTGA
- a CDS encoding Gfo/Idh/MocA family oxidoreductase: MEPTIRIALIGAGMFGGDVHLRAYADLQRYGISGQLARVGLDRWSRDFAAVRFELAAVATRSQKSAELARNHFKEWTGHAPKACFGETPWTEVLQGFPDLDVVAVATPDHLHTPVILSALNAGAHVITEKPMCLDTAEADQIIDLARAKQRVVAVDMHKRYDPDHLRVRNDIARRIGEPLYGTAFLEEPLEVSTSTFKWVEQSDPFSYVGPHWVDLIYHYYKSKPVSLTAVGQKKRLVRDGINAYDAVQVRVDFANGMSINFHNNWITPPDFEGPVNQGHEIVGADGKVESDQQYRGFRWWNKGGGSRTSNNHFTRDVTRPGGSRAYIGYGVDSITVGLVAMCRMKFLKESLDAVADIYPTAEEGRITVAILHAARIVRDLNFKYLQEGKGATVTARFGPDGITIVDPNRVGEAPKGVFCQVYDKPI, translated from the coding sequence ATGGAACCCACCATACGAATCGCCCTGATTGGCGCCGGTATGTTCGGCGGCGACGTGCATCTGCGCGCTTACGCCGATTTGCAGCGCTATGGTATCAGCGGCCAACTCGCCCGCGTCGGTTTGGATCGATGGTCGCGCGACTTCGCCGCCGTAAGATTTGAACTGGCCGCCGTCGCGACGCGTTCGCAAAAGTCGGCCGAACTGGCGCGAAACCACTTCAAGGAATGGACCGGACACGCGCCCAAGGCATGCTTTGGCGAGACGCCCTGGACCGAAGTCTTGCAGGGCTTTCCAGACCTGGACGTCGTGGCCGTGGCCACGCCAGACCATTTGCACACGCCCGTGATCTTGTCCGCGCTCAACGCCGGCGCTCATGTGATCACTGAGAAGCCGATGTGCCTGGACACGGCTGAGGCCGATCAAATCATTGATCTGGCACGAGCCAAACAACGCGTGGTCGCGGTCGATATGCACAAACGCTACGACCCGGATCATCTCCGCGTCCGAAACGACATTGCCCGGCGGATCGGAGAGCCGCTTTACGGCACCGCGTTCCTGGAGGAACCGCTGGAAGTTTCCACCAGCACGTTCAAGTGGGTCGAGCAAAGCGACCCGTTCAGCTACGTCGGGCCGCATTGGGTCGATTTGATTTATCACTATTACAAGAGCAAACCGGTCTCGCTGACCGCCGTCGGCCAGAAGAAGCGGTTGGTGCGCGACGGCATCAACGCTTACGACGCCGTGCAAGTGCGCGTCGATTTTGCCAACGGCATGAGCATCAATTTCCACAACAACTGGATCACGCCGCCCGACTTTGAAGGGCCCGTGAACCAGGGCCACGAAATCGTCGGCGCGGACGGCAAGGTTGAGAGCGACCAGCAATACCGAGGCTTCCGTTGGTGGAACAAAGGCGGTGGGAGCCGGACGTCCAACAATCATTTCACCCGCGATGTGACGCGACCCGGCGGCTCGCGCGCTTACATCGGCTACGGCGTCGATAGCATCACGGTCGGGTTGGTCGCGATGTGCCGGATGAAGTTCCTGAAGGAATCGCTCGACGCCGTGGCCGACATTTATCCGACCGCTGAGGAAGGCCGAATCACCGTGGCCATCCTCCACGCCGCGCGGATCGTGCGGGATCTCAACTTCAAATATCTCCAGGAAGGCAAAGGCGCGACCGTGACCGCGCGCTTCGGTCCGGATGGCATTACGATTGTGGATCCCAATCGCGTCGGCGAAGCCCCGAAGGGCGTGTTTTGCCAGGTTTATGACAAACCGATTTAA
- a CDS encoding aspartate aminotransferase family protein, which produces MGKEFSITPREVPRVETKYRRVVTPLPHPDSVATLEKLRQFEPISMRGQPPIVWDKAEDIFVYDKYGNKWLDWSCGVLVTNAGHGPAEIRQAIIDQVNSGLLHNYCFPSEERATLTEYLASLAPDPLKKVFLLTTGSEATECALKLARAHGIKVGGKRKIGLVGYERGFHGRTLGAQQAGGMAGQKSWIVNEDPAILNAPFPDGYWQTDTSFDTFLRALKMKGLEPDHVAGVMLETYQGVGPDFAPVEYIRAMADFCKRHQAVLIFDEVQAGFGRTGKFWAFEHYGVVPDLICCGKGISSSLPLSAVIGRPEVMDQFPPGSMTSTHTGNPVCCAAALASVKKIVKENLTANAARLEKPLLDGLKRIQAKHPEVIGHVTARGLVGGMQIVKRGTKEPDHDLAHAIIEGCFWKGLLFFAPVGAWGQTVKIAPPLTIPRDALEEGLAVLQDATEEAVQG; this is translated from the coding sequence ATGGGCAAAGAATTCAGCATCACGCCGCGCGAAGTGCCGCGCGTTGAAACCAAATACCGCCGCGTCGTCACGCCATTGCCGCACCCGGACTCCGTGGCCACGCTTGAGAAGCTTCGCCAGTTCGAACCCATCTCCATGCGCGGACAGCCCCCCATCGTCTGGGACAAAGCTGAAGACATTTTCGTCTATGATAAATACGGCAACAAATGGCTCGACTGGAGCTGCGGCGTTCTCGTGACCAATGCCGGACACGGGCCGGCGGAAATTCGCCAGGCGATCATCGACCAAGTCAACAGCGGTCTGCTGCACAATTACTGCTTTCCCAGTGAAGAACGCGCGACACTGACGGAATACCTCGCCAGCCTGGCCCCCGATCCACTCAAAAAAGTTTTCTTGCTCACGACCGGTTCGGAAGCAACCGAGTGCGCCCTGAAGCTGGCGCGAGCGCATGGCATCAAGGTCGGCGGCAAACGAAAGATCGGCCTGGTCGGTTATGAACGCGGCTTTCATGGCCGCACGCTGGGCGCGCAACAGGCCGGCGGCATGGCGGGGCAAAAATCGTGGATCGTGAATGAGGACCCGGCGATCCTCAACGCGCCGTTCCCCGACGGCTACTGGCAAACGGACACCAGCTTCGACACGTTTCTGCGCGCGCTGAAGATGAAGGGGCTTGAGCCGGATCACGTCGCCGGGGTGATGCTGGAGACGTATCAAGGTGTCGGGCCGGACTTCGCGCCGGTCGAATACATCCGAGCCATGGCGGACTTTTGCAAACGGCACCAGGCAGTTCTGATCTTTGACGAAGTGCAGGCGGGCTTTGGGCGCACCGGCAAATTTTGGGCCTTCGAGCATTATGGTGTCGTGCCGGACCTCATTTGCTGCGGCAAAGGCATCAGCAGTTCGCTCCCGCTCTCGGCGGTCATTGGCCGGCCCGAAGTGATGGACCAATTCCCGCCCGGCTCGATGACCAGCACGCACACGGGCAATCCCGTCTGTTGCGCCGCCGCGCTGGCCAGCGTCAAGAAAATCGTGAAAGAGAATCTGACGGCGAACGCGGCGCGCCTGGAAAAGCCGTTGCTCGACGGCCTGAAACGAATCCAGGCGAAACACCCCGAAGTCATCGGCCATGTCACCGCGCGCGGTCTGGTGGGCGGCATGCAAATCGTGAAGCGCGGGACAAAAGAACCGGACCACGATCTCGCGCACGCCATCATTGAAGGCTGTTTTTGGAAGGGTTTGCTCTTCTTCGCGCCGGTCGGCGCGTGGGGGCAGACGGTCAAGATTGCGCCGCCACTCACAATTCCGCGCGACGCGCTAGAGGAGGGATTGGCTGTGCTGCAAGATGCGACTGAAGAAGCGGTGCAGGGGTGA
- a CDS encoding DUF4160 domain-containing protein, translated as MPTILRENGYRIGFYSSEPDEPVHVHVQKAGSEAKFWLAPVQLSSFEPSARLPKAHVELE; from the coding sequence GTGCCGACGATCCTGAGGGAGAACGGTTACCGTATCGGATTCTACAGTTCGGAACCCGATGAACCTGTTCATGTGCATGTGCAAAAGGCGGGAAGCGAGGCGAAGTTCTGGCTGGCGCCTGTGCAGTTGAGTTCTTTTGAGCCCTCCGCACGCTTGCCGAAGGCACACGTTGAGTTGGAATAA
- a CDS encoding phosphodiester glycosidase family protein, whose product MNSCYLFKKGARRTAGSLAILISASFLGEGTLRGDSSSRTNARLPHGFAYHHDEIPDGPWSVHIVKVDRANPDLELQTTLPNGNQIGLATLSEQVKATAPRLGRPVAAINGDYYNKTRPYVGDPKGLQILDGELISGPCDWTCLWTDAAGHPHMTNVASHFEVTWPHGTRTPFGLNEDRPRNAAVLYTAAIGPSTRTSGGRDLVLERNGTNDWLPLRIGQSYSARVREVRPGGGAPLTKDTMVLSLGRQLEARAESVAPGTVLKISTATMPNLKGARMAIGGGPPIVRDGKDIARTEMYVRHPRAAIGWNDDYFFLVEVDGRQRRLSVGMTLPELANYMIKLGCKEALNLDGGGSATFWVYGQLMNSPSEGRERGMANALMLIQKEKR is encoded by the coding sequence ATGAATTCTTGCTATTTGTTTAAGAAGGGCGCCCGGCGAACGGCTGGGTCGCTGGCGATCCTGATTTCCGCATCGTTCCTTGGCGAAGGCACGCTCCGCGGAGATTCCTCCAGCCGCACCAACGCGAGACTTCCCCACGGCTTCGCCTATCACCACGACGAAATCCCCGACGGTCCCTGGTCCGTTCACATCGTGAAAGTGGACCGAGCGAATCCGGACCTGGAGCTGCAAACCACGCTGCCGAACGGCAACCAGATCGGCCTGGCCACACTCAGCGAGCAAGTCAAAGCCACGGCGCCGCGGCTCGGACGTCCTGTGGCGGCGATCAATGGCGATTACTACAACAAGACCCGCCCCTATGTCGGCGACCCGAAAGGTCTGCAAATTCTCGACGGCGAACTGATCAGCGGGCCGTGCGACTGGACCTGCCTCTGGACTGACGCGGCGGGCCATCCGCACATGACGAATGTCGCGTCGCACTTTGAAGTCACCTGGCCCCATGGCACGCGAACGCCGTTTGGCCTCAACGAAGACCGGCCACGCAACGCCGCCGTGCTCTACACCGCTGCGATTGGCCCATCGACCCGGACGAGCGGCGGGCGCGACCTGGTGTTGGAACGAAACGGGACGAACGACTGGTTGCCCCTTCGCATCGGACAATCTTACTCGGCGCGGGTCCGCGAGGTGCGCCCAGGCGGAGGCGCCCCGTTGACCAAAGACACGATGGTCTTGTCGCTCGGCCGCCAACTCGAAGCGCGCGCCGAAAGCGTGGCTCCCGGAACCGTTCTGAAGATTTCGACCGCCACAATGCCGAACCTCAAGGGCGCGAGAATGGCGATCGGCGGCGGGCCACCCATCGTCCGCGACGGGAAGGATATTGCCCGCACGGAAATGTACGTTCGGCACCCGCGCGCCGCGATTGGGTGGAACGACGATTACTTCTTCCTGGTCGAAGTGGACGGCCGGCAGCGGCGTTTGTCCGTTGGGATGACCTTGCCCGAATTGGCCAATTACATGATCAAGCTCGGCTGCAAAGAAGCGCTGAACCTCGACGGCGGCGGTTCCGCGACTTTTTGGGTTTACGGGCAGTTGATGAACAGCCCCTCCGAAGGCCGGGAACGCGGCATGGCGAACGCCCTCATGCTGATTCAGAAGGAGAAGAGATAG